A single region of the Blastocatellia bacterium genome encodes:
- a CDS encoding response regulator transcription factor, giving the protein MRVLIVEDEKKMAATLKRGLEEEGYAVDCAADGEEGLYYGTENLYDIIILDILLPLRDGIDVCRELRRRGVKCPILMLTARDTVDVKVKALDSGADDYLTKPFAFAELLARLRALQRRSKYEPDLRLQVGDLILDPLTRRVTRAGKEITLTPKEYALLECLMRHPNQVLSRTILAESAWGETYDALTNVIDVYINYLRNKIDRGFEPKLIHTVRGMGYVMRTPEPSGEAAR; this is encoded by the coding sequence ATGCGGGTCTTGATCGTTGAAGATGAGAAAAAGATGGCGGCCACCCTCAAACGAGGGCTCGAGGAAGAAGGCTACGCTGTTGATTGCGCTGCTGATGGGGAAGAGGGGCTCTACTACGGAACGGAAAATCTCTACGACATCATCATCCTCGACATTCTCTTGCCGCTGCGAGACGGTATTGATGTCTGTCGTGAACTTCGCCGTCGGGGGGTGAAGTGTCCGATCCTCATGCTGACGGCGCGCGATACGGTGGATGTCAAGGTGAAGGCTCTTGATAGCGGCGCCGATGATTACCTGACCAAACCGTTCGCCTTCGCCGAGCTTCTCGCCCGCCTTCGGGCGTTGCAGCGGCGGAGTAAATATGAGCCGGATTTACGGCTGCAGGTGGGCGATTTAATTCTCGATCCACTGACCCGGCGCGTCACCCGTGCGGGCAAGGAGATCACGCTCACACCCAAGGAATATGCGTTGTTGGAATGTCTCATGCGCCATCCCAATCAGGTCCTTTCCCGTACGATCCTGGCCGAGAGCGCCTGGGGCGAAACCTATGATGCGCTCACCAACGTCATTGACGTTTACATCAATTACCTGCGAAACAAGATTGATCGTGGATTTGAACCCAAGCTCATCCACACGGTGCGCGGCATGGGCTACGTCATGAGAACGCCGGAGCCTTCGGGGGAAGCGGCGCGGTGA
- a CDS encoding acyl-CoA thioesterase, producing the protein MAEERSDWRDDEGSMKGKRVRDSEVVLAQMTQVEHANPLGNVHGGWIMKMMDEAGGIVASRHARRPTATAAVDSIQFLAPVHVGELVHVRARLTRVWRTSMEVEVQVVAEDVLTGEQRTTVTAYFVYVALNRDGRPTPAPPLLIETEEERKRWEEADRRRAERLARRASAPSGASS; encoded by the coding sequence ATGGCAGAGGAGCGTAGCGACTGGCGTGACGATGAGGGCAGCATGAAGGGGAAACGTGTGAGAGACAGCGAAGTGGTGCTCGCGCAGATGACGCAGGTTGAGCATGCCAATCCGCTCGGCAACGTTCATGGCGGTTGGATCATGAAGATGATGGATGAGGCCGGAGGTATTGTAGCTTCCCGCCATGCGCGACGACCGACGGCGACCGCCGCCGTTGACTCCATTCAATTCCTCGCGCCCGTCCACGTGGGCGAGCTGGTCCATGTCCGGGCGCGCCTGACCCGCGTGTGGCGCACCTCGATGGAAGTGGAAGTTCAAGTTGTGGCCGAGGATGTTCTGACGGGCGAACAACGAACGACGGTGACCGCCTATTTCGTTTATGTGGCCCTCAATCGGGATGGACGGCCAACGCCGGCGCCCCCGCTGCTCATTGAAACCGAAGAGGAACGGAAGAGATGGGAGGAAGCCGACCGTCGTCGAGCGGAACGGTTGGCGCGGCGCGCCTCGGCGCCGTCAGGGGCGTCGTCCTGA
- a CDS encoding M24 family metallopeptidase: MNQRASIADIQKAVAKAGLDGWLFYDFRQSDPMAYRILGLDQERLGTRRWFYFIPSSGTPTKIVHAIERDFLDSLPGEKLIYLPWQELHDRLKHTLAGRKRIAMQYSPQNDIPYVSRVDAGTVELVRSFGCEIVSSADLVQQFEATWTDDQLASHLWAAPLMRRIVDETFAEIARRVREEGETNELDVQRFIVSRFNHYGLVADHPPIVAVNAHSANPHYTPTEETSERIRSGDFVLIDLWAKQKDRPRSVYVDITWTGFVGQQVPEPYCSVFDIVRRARDRAIELVREAVSAGRPLHGWEVDEACRKVIVDAGYGQFFLHRTGHSIGEDVHGNGANMDNLETRDNRTIIPRTCFSIEPGIYLEGRFGIRSEVDVYVGETDVLVSPSDVQTEIIPILARAE; this comes from the coding sequence ATGAATCAACGTGCGTCTATTGCAGATATTCAGAAGGCGGTGGCAAAAGCCGGACTCGACGGATGGCTTTTCTACGACTTTCGTCAATCAGATCCGATGGCCTACCGCATCCTGGGGCTCGATCAAGAACGGTTAGGAACGCGGCGATGGTTTTACTTCATCCCTTCCTCGGGCACTCCCACCAAGATCGTTCATGCCATCGAACGAGATTTCCTCGATTCGCTGCCGGGGGAAAAGCTCATCTACCTGCCCTGGCAGGAACTCCACGACCGTTTGAAACACACGCTGGCGGGGCGGAAACGCATCGCCATGCAGTACTCGCCTCAGAATGACATCCCGTATGTCTCCCGTGTGGATGCGGGAACGGTCGAACTCGTTCGGAGTTTTGGCTGCGAGATCGTTTCCTCGGCGGACCTCGTCCAACAGTTCGAGGCCACCTGGACCGACGATCAGTTGGCATCGCATCTGTGGGCGGCTCCGCTCATGCGACGGATCGTTGATGAGACGTTCGCCGAAATTGCCCGGCGTGTTCGTGAGGAGGGAGAAACCAACGAGCTGGATGTTCAACGCTTCATTGTCTCGCGCTTTAACCACTATGGACTCGTAGCGGATCATCCTCCCATCGTGGCCGTCAATGCTCACTCGGCCAATCCCCACTACACGCCGACCGAGGAGACGTCCGAACGTATCCGCTCGGGTGACTTCGTCCTCATTGATCTCTGGGCCAAGCAGAAAGATCGCCCCCGGTCCGTCTACGTTGACATCACCTGGACGGGATTTGTCGGCCAACAGGTGCCCGAGCCCTATTGCTCCGTCTTCGACATCGTCCGACGGGCTCGCGATCGAGCGATCGAATTGGTGCGGGAGGCCGTCTCAGCTGGTCGCCCGCTTCATGGATGGGAGGTGGATGAGGCCTGCCGGAAGGTGATCGTTGACGCCGGCTACGGACAGTTCTTTCTGCACCGGACGGGTCACTCCATCGGCGAAGACGTTCACGGCAACGGAGCCAACATGGATAACCTGGAGACGCGAGACAATCGAACCATCATTCCGCGAACGTGCTTTTCCATCGAACCGGGAATTTACCTGGAGGGCCGGTTCGGCATCCGTAGCGAGGTGGACGTCTACGTCGGCGAAACGGACGTTCTCGTCTCGCCGAGCGATGTTCAAACCGAAATCATCCCCATCCTGGCCAGAGCCGAGTGA
- a CDS encoding PPOX class F420-dependent oxidoreductase: protein MKDVIPKEFLDLFEKRAFACLATVLPSGSPQVTPVWCDFDGACVLVNSARGRVKDRNIRRDPRVSLVILDPDNPYRYLGIQGRVVEITEEGADAHIDRLAKKYLGVDRYPYRQPGEVRVIYKIKPDRVWTLG from the coding sequence ATGAAGGACGTCATACCCAAGGAATTTCTCGATCTCTTTGAGAAGCGAGCGTTCGCCTGTCTGGCGACGGTGCTTCCGAGCGGATCCCCTCAGGTGACGCCCGTATGGTGTGACTTCGACGGCGCCTGTGTGCTTGTCAACTCGGCGCGGGGCCGGGTGAAAGATCGGAACATCCGGCGCGATCCCCGCGTGTCGCTCGTCATCCTCGATCCCGACAATCCCTATCGCTATCTGGGGATTCAGGGGCGCGTCGTCGAGATCACTGAAGAAGGAGCCGACGCTCATATTGATCGGCTGGCCAAGAAATATCTCGGTGTGGATCGGTACCCCTATCGCCAGCCGGGCGAAGTGCGCGTGATCTACAAGATCAAGCCGGACCGCGTCTGGACGCTCGGATGA